The Hemiscyllium ocellatum isolate sHemOce1 chromosome 17, sHemOce1.pat.X.cur, whole genome shotgun sequence genome has a segment encoding these proteins:
- the aktip gene encoding AKT-interacting protein has product MNPFWSMSTSSARKKSDSEERGLSGEQKTSPPRSSSAKKQLPSIPKNAVPVTKPISPVTPTQSTNGTHASYGPFYLEYSLLAEFTLVVKQKLPGVYVQPSYGSALMWFGVIFIRHGLYQDGVFKFTIYIPDNYPDGDCPRLMFDMPVFHPLVDPTTGELDVKRAFTKWRRNHNHIWQVLMYARRVFYKIDTVNPLNPEAAVLYEKDIHLFKSKVVDSVKLCNSRLFDQPKMDDPYAISFSPWNPAIHEEAREKMLTPKRKPDDQNKSVHMAGLSWVKPGSTQPFSKDENTVQT; this is encoded by the exons ATGAACCCTTTCTGGAGCATGTCTACAAGTTCTGCTCGAAAG AAAtcagacagtgaagaaagaggTTTGTCTGGAGAACAGAAGACCAGCCCTCCACGTTCTTCTTCAGCTAAGAAACAGTTGCCTTCTATACCAAAAAATGCTGTTCCTGTGACGAAACCCATTTCTCCTGTCACACCTACGCAGTCAACGAATGGGACGCATGCTTCCTATGGTCCCTTTTATCTAGAATATTCTCTTCTTGCTGAATT TACCTTGGTGGTAAAGCAGAAACTGCCTGGAGTCTATGTACAACCCTCCTATGGATCTGCTTTAA TGTGGTTTGGGGTGATCTTTATAAGACATGGCTTATATCAGGATGGCGTATTTAAGTTTACTATTTATATCCCTGACAACTACCCAGATGGTGACTGTCCT CGCTTGATGTTTGATATGCCAGTCTTCCACCCACTAGTAGATCCAACAACAGGAGAATTGGATGTAAAAAGAGCATTCACAAAGTGGAG ACGGAATCATAATCACATCTGGCAGGTACTGATGTATGCTCGTCGAGTGTTTTACAAGATTGATACAGTTAATCCCTTGAACCCTGAAGCTGCAGTACT ATATGAAAAAGATATTCACTTGTTCAAAAGCAAAGTAGTTGATAGCGTTAAACTATGCAACAGTCGACTTTTCGATCAACCTAAAATGGATGACCCTTATGCAATTAG CTTTTCACCATGGAATCCAGCAATACATGAAGAAGCCAGAGAGAAGATGTTGACTCCAAAG AGGAAACCTGATGATCAGAACAAAAGTGTGCATATGGCTGGCCTTTCCTGGGTAAAGCCTGGTTCCACACAACCTTTCAGCAAAGATGAAAACACCGTGCAAACCTAG